From the Helicobacter pylori genome, one window contains:
- the rplP gene encoding 50S ribosomal protein L16, whose protein sequence is MLMPKRTKYRKQMKGRNRGKAHRGNSIAFGDIAIKAIEHGRIDSRQIESARVAMTRHIKRAGKVWIRVFPDKPLTAKPLETRMGKGKGSVEKWVMNIKPGRIVYEMLGIEEGLAREALALAQSKLPFKTKIVTCESENEIY, encoded by the coding sequence ATGTTAATGCCAAAAAGAACAAAATACAGAAAGCAAATGAAAGGGCGCAATCGTGGGAAAGCCCATCGTGGTAACTCTATTGCGTTTGGGGATATTGCGATTAAAGCCATAGAGCATGGGAGGATTGATTCACGCCAGATTGAATCCGCAAGGGTGGCTATGACAAGGCACATTAAAAGAGCGGGTAAGGTGTGGATTAGAGTGTTTCCCGATAAGCCTTTGACCGCCAAACCTTTAGAAACGAGGATGGGTAAAGGTAAAGGTTCTGTGGAAAAATGGGTGATGAATATCAAGCCGGGCAGAATCGTTTATGAAATGCTAGGCATTGAAGAAGGACTAGCGAGAGAAGCTTTAGCGTTAGCTCAGAGCAAACTTCCTTTTAAAACCAAAATTGTAACTTGTGAGAGCGAAAATGAAATATACTGA
- the rpsC gene encoding 30S ribosomal protein S3, producing MGQKVNPVGLRLGINRNWTSRWFPSVRTAPSNIDEDNKIRKFLKKELYYAGVSEIVIERAAKKLRVTVVAARPGLIIGKKGVDIEKVKEGLKTLIKKEVSINIKEVKRPQADAQLAAENVATQLEKRVAFRRAMKKVMQAALKSGAKGIKVRVSGRLAGAEIARTEWYMEGRVPLHTLRAKIDYGFAEAMTVYGIIGVKVWIFKGEVLQKGIQFEKKEEAKEEREPRRSRRGRQ from the coding sequence ATGGGACAAAAAGTTAATCCGGTAGGTTTGAGATTAGGTATTAATAGGAATTGGACTTCCAGATGGTTCCCTAGCGTTCGCACCGCTCCAAGCAATATTGATGAAGACAACAAGATTAGGAAATTCCTTAAAAAAGAGCTTTATTACGCTGGCGTGAGCGAGATTGTGATTGAAAGAGCGGCTAAAAAACTGCGCGTTACGGTCGTAGCGGCTCGCCCGGGGCTTATCATCGGTAAAAAAGGCGTGGATATTGAAAAGGTCAAAGAAGGCCTAAAAACGCTCATCAAAAAAGAAGTCTCCATTAATATTAAAGAAGTCAAACGCCCCCAAGCTGACGCCCAATTAGCCGCAGAAAATGTAGCCACCCAACTAGAAAAAAGGGTCGCTTTCCGCCGCGCGATGAAAAAGGTCATGCAAGCGGCGTTAAAATCCGGCGCTAAAGGGATTAAGGTGCGCGTTTCTGGCCGTTTAGCAGGGGCTGAAATCGCTCGCACCGAATGGTATATGGAAGGGCGCGTGCCTTTACACACCTTAAGGGCTAAAATTGATTATGGCTTTGCTGAAGCGATGACGGTATATGGTATTATTGGCGTGAAAGTGTGGATTTTCAAAGGGGAAGTTTTGCAAAAAGGCATCCAATTTGAGAAAAAAGAAGAGGCTAAAGAAGAAAGAGAGCCTAGAAGAAGCAGAAGAGGGAGGCAATAA
- the rplV gene encoding 50S ribosomal protein L22 gives MSKALLRFVRLSPTKARLIARQIQGMNAELAIASLEFTPNKAARVLSKVVASAVANGSLDAKSALIVSCRVDAGPVLRRSIPRAKGRATAIRKPTSHVFVEVAEGKEMKSSKSHKKNQAEGK, from the coding sequence ATGAGCAAAGCGTTATTAAGATTTGTGCGGTTATCTCCTACTAAAGCCAGATTGATTGCAAGACAGATTCAAGGCATGAACGCTGAATTAGCGATCGCTAGTTTAGAATTTACGCCCAATAAAGCGGCTAGAGTGCTTTCAAAAGTGGTGGCTTCTGCGGTCGCTAACGGCTCATTGGACGCTAAGAGCGCTTTAATTGTTTCTTGCAGAGTGGATGCAGGCCCTGTGCTTAGGCGCTCCATTCCAAGGGCTAAAGGTAGGGCCACAGCCATTAGAAAGCCAACATCTCATGTATTCGTAGAAGTAGCAGAAGGGAAAGAAATGAAATCTTCTAAAAGCCATAAAAAAAATCAAGCAGAAGGTAAGTAG
- the rpsS gene encoding 30S ribosomal protein S19, producing MSRSIKKGPFIDDHLMKKTLKAKEGKDNRPIKTWSRRSTILPEMIGFTYNVHNGRVFVPVYITENHVGYKLGEFAPTRTFKGHKGSVQKKIGK from the coding sequence ATGTCTAGGTCAATTAAAAAGGGTCCTTTTATAGACGACCACTTGATGAAAAAAACGCTCAAGGCAAAAGAGGGCAAGGATAACCGCCCGATTAAAACATGGTCTAGAAGAAGCACCATTTTGCCTGAAATGATTGGTTTTACTTATAATGTGCATAACGGAAGGGTTTTTGTCCCTGTGTATATCACAGAAAACCATGTGGGTTATAAGTTAGGGGAATTCGCTCCTACAAGAACTTTTAAAGGGCACAAAGGCAGTGTCCAAAAAAAGATTGGCAAGTAA
- the rplB gene encoding 50S ribosomal protein L2, with amino-acid sequence MAIKTYKPYTPSRRFMSVLDSKDITAKSSVKGLLTKLKATAGRNNNGRITSRHKERGAKKLYRIIDFKRNKYNIEGKVAAIEYDPYRNARIALVVYPDGDKRYILQPSGLKVGDSVIAAEGGLDIKVGFAMKLKNIPIGTVVHNIEMHPGAGGQLARSAGMSAQIMGRENKYTILRMPSSEMRYILSECMASVGVVGNEDFINVSIGKAGRNRHRGIRPQTRGSAMNPVDHPHGGGEGKTGTSGHPVSPWGTPAKGYKTRKKKASDKLIISRKKHK; translated from the coding sequence ATGGCGATTAAAACTTATAAGCCCTACACCCCAAGCAGACGCTTCATGTCGGTGTTGGACTCTAAAGACATTACCGCAAAAAGCAGTGTCAAAGGCTTACTCACTAAGCTTAAAGCAACAGCAGGGAGGAACAATAACGGGCGCATCACCAGCCGCCACAAAGAGAGAGGGGCTAAAAAACTCTATCGCATTATTGATTTCAAACGCAACAAATACAACATTGAGGGGAAAGTGGCTGCGATTGAGTATGATCCTTACAGAAACGCGCGCATCGCTCTTGTAGTCTATCCTGATGGGGACAAACGCTATATTTTACAGCCAAGCGGTTTGAAAGTGGGCGATAGCGTTATCGCTGCTGAAGGCGGTTTGGATATTAAAGTGGGCTTTGCGATGAAGTTAAAAAATATCCCCATAGGAACGGTGGTGCATAACATTGAAATGCATCCAGGGGCTGGCGGGCAATTAGCCAGAAGTGCAGGAATGAGCGCTCAAATCATGGGTAGAGAAAATAAATACACCATTCTTAGAATGCCAAGCTCTGAAATGCGCTACATTCTAAGCGAATGCATGGCGAGTGTTGGCGTGGTAGGGAATGAGGATTTTATCAATGTCTCTATCGGTAAGGCAGGGCGTAACCGCCACAGAGGCATTCGCCCACAAACTCGTGGGAGCGCGATGAACCCCGTGGATCACCCGCATGGTGGGGGTGAGGGTAAAACAGGGACAAGCGGTCATCCTGTATCGCCTTGGGGCACTCCAGCTAAGGGCTATAAAACTAGAAAGAAAAAAGCTAGCGACAAGCTCATCATCTCCAGAAAGAAACATAAATAA
- a CDS encoding 50S ribosomal protein L23, whose protein sequence is MADIMDIKSILYTEKSLGLQEKGVLVVQTAQNVTKNQLKEVFKTYFGFEPLKINSLKQEGKVKRFRGKLGQRKSFKKFYVKVPEGASIAALGA, encoded by the coding sequence ATGGCAGACATCATGGATATAAAGTCAATTCTTTACACTGAAAAGTCATTAGGATTGCAAGAAAAAGGTGTTTTAGTGGTCCAAACGGCTCAAAATGTAACTAAAAACCAGCTCAAAGAAGTGTTTAAAACTTACTTTGGCTTTGAGCCTTTGAAAATCAATTCTTTGAAACAAGAAGGTAAGGTGAAACGCTTTAGAGGGAAGCTTGGACAAAGAAAGTCGTTTAAGAAATTTTATGTGAAAGTTCCAGAGGGCGCTAGCATTGCCGCCCTTGGCGCGTAG
- the rplD gene encoding 50S ribosomal protein L4 has product MSKAIVLDSHLKEKGSVELPKRYEGINSHNLYLYVKHYLSSARANTAKSKNRAEVSGGGRKPWAQKGGGRARAGSITSPVFVGGGVSHGATNKRNYNLKINKKQKRLALEYALEEKAQANKLFVVEKIAIKGVVEDNKRKHLTKEANQMFQALEQRDTLFVCMNMDEYTELAFSNLKKCLVIDVSELNAYLLAAFSSVVMEEAAFQHAVQDKTEE; this is encoded by the coding sequence ATGAGTAAGGCCATCGTTTTAGACAGCCATTTGAAAGAAAAGGGTAGCGTGGAGTTACCTAAAAGATATGAGGGCATCAACAGCCATAACCTCTATCTTTATGTGAAACATTATTTATCTTCTGCACGCGCTAATACCGCTAAAAGTAAAAACCGCGCTGAAGTGAGCGGGGGCGGTAGGAAGCCTTGGGCGCAAAAAGGAGGCGGGAGAGCCAGAGCAGGGAGTATCACTTCGCCTGTGTTTGTCGGTGGGGGTGTCTCTCATGGGGCTACAAATAAGCGCAACTACAACCTTAAAATCAATAAAAAACAAAAGCGCTTGGCTTTAGAATACGCTTTAGAAGAAAAAGCGCAAGCGAACAAGCTTTTTGTAGTGGAAAAAATCGCTATAAAAGGCGTGGTTGAAGACAATAAAAGAAAGCATTTGACTAAAGAAGCCAACCAAATGTTTCAGGCTTTAGAGCAACGAGACACTTTGTTTGTGTGCATGAACATGGACGAATACACCGAGTTAGCCTTTAGTAACCTTAAAAAATGCCTTGTTATTGATGTGAGCGAGTTAAACGCTTATCTTTTAGCGGCGTTTAGCTCTGTGGTGATGGAAGAAGCGGCGTTTCAGCATGCGGTGCAAGATAAGACAGAGGAGTAA
- the rplC gene encoding 50S ribosomal protein L3 → MEFLVQKIGMSRTIDANSTPVTLLKVLQAKVCQLENGKALVAYAMHKKHNKAIEGQQKKYQLSKEFNHFATLKASQQQELGDLDLSALETLKRVKASFKTKGRGFAGVMKRWNFQGGPAAHGSRFHRRPGSIGNREWPGRVQKGRKMAGHYGNELVTCQNEVLSFDKESMVLVLKGSVAGFSGAYGRIRAV, encoded by the coding sequence ATGGAATTTTTAGTTCAAAAGATAGGCATGAGCCGCACCATTGACGCTAACAGCACGCCTGTAACCTTGCTTAAAGTTTTGCAAGCGAAAGTGTGCCAGCTAGAAAACGGGAAAGCTTTAGTGGCCTATGCGATGCATAAAAAACACAATAAGGCGATTGAAGGCCAGCAAAAGAAATACCAGCTCAGCAAAGAGTTTAACCACTTCGCCACCTTAAAAGCTTCCCAACAACAAGAGTTGGGCGATTTGGATTTGAGCGCTTTAGAAACGCTTAAAAGGGTTAAAGCGAGTTTTAAAACGAAGGGGAGAGGCTTTGCGGGGGTGATGAAGCGTTGGAATTTCCAAGGCGGGCCTGCAGCGCATGGGAGCCGATTCCACCGCCGCCCTGGTTCTATTGGTAATAGAGAATGGCCAGGAAGAGTGCAAAAGGGTAGGAAAATGGCAGGGCATTATGGCAATGAGCTAGTTACTTGCCAAAACGAGGTGCTCTCTTTTGATAAAGAAAGTATGGTGTTAGTGCTAAAGGGTTCAGTGGCCGGCTTTTCTGGGGCTTATGGACGCATTAGAGCGGTATAA
- the rpsJ gene encoding 30S ribosomal protein S10: protein MEKIRLKLKAYDHRVLDRSVVAIVEAVKRSGSEIRGPIPLPTKNKRYTVLRSPHVNKDSREQFEIRVYSRLIDIISATPETVDSLMKLDLAPEVDVEVTSMETK from the coding sequence ATGGAAAAAATCAGGTTGAAGCTCAAAGCTTATGACCATAGAGTGTTGGATCGATCTGTTGTGGCTATCGTGGAAGCCGTAAAGCGTTCAGGTTCTGAAATTAGAGGGCCTATCCCTTTACCGACTAAGAATAAGCGTTACACCGTTTTACGCTCCCCGCATGTCAATAAGGATTCAAGAGAGCAGTTTGAGATTAGGGTTTATAGCCGGTTGATTGATATTATCTCGGCCACCCCAGAAACCGTGGATAGCTTGATGAAGTTGGATTTAGCTCCTGAAGTGGATGTAGAAGTAACTTCTATGGAAACGAAGTAG
- a CDS encoding ATP-binding protein, translating to MPLSCLHPFGPFETPKEPALNNPLSNPPSSDKICLLGPMKSGKTTFALKLAKNFKNPVYLNYNDMRLNKNTLKSWLLKWHLEKKMDLLILDNIERLDFSLPKLPKIILIPNYLSPIMEKDFSLRYALGLDFKEYISFFKPNTPKNTLFNRFLRDGNALDSLFIENEQEKILKKQENVKLAFQAYAPLMAKICTHQSKFVSAFYLYTQFKKELKTSKDTLYKFLHALEKQRTLFLVPDFESHKTKLYLCDFALPYSLTPSPSLLSVFENMVFLELYKQFPHYELYSHDNGIFILREHSTSKLALIAHAFPTPHFLEKQLSWCHEHGFFNIVVVSINAPISANNPPYKHLNFIDFSLDIQSILV from the coding sequence ATGCCCCTTTCTTGCTTGCACCCTTTTGGGCCTTTTGAAACCCCTAAAGAGCCGGCTTTAAACAACCCGCTTTCAAACCCGCCTTCAAGCGATAAAATCTGTCTTTTAGGGCCGATGAAATCCGGTAAAACCACTTTCGCCCTCAAATTAGCGAAAAACTTTAAAAACCCTGTGTATCTCAATTACAATGACATGCGTTTGAACAAAAATACCCTAAAATCTTGGCTCTTAAAATGGCATTTGGAAAAGAAAATGGACTTGCTCATTTTAGACAATATAGAGCGCTTGGATTTCAGCCTGCCCAAGCTTCCCAAAATTATTCTTATCCCTAATTATTTAAGCCCCATAATGGAAAAAGATTTTAGCTTGCGCTATGCGTTAGGGTTGGATTTTAAAGAATACATTAGTTTTTTCAAGCCCAATACCCCTAAAAACACTCTGTTTAACCGCTTTTTAAGAGACGGCAACGCTTTAGATTCGCTTTTTATAGAAAACGAACAGGAAAAAATCCTAAAAAAACAAGAAAATGTCAAACTAGCCTTTCAAGCTTACGCCCCCTTAATGGCTAAAATCTGCACGCATCAATCTAAGTTTGTGAGCGCTTTTTATCTTTATACGCAATTCAAAAAAGAGCTGAAAACCTCTAAAGACACCCTCTATAAATTTTTACATGCGCTAGAAAAACAACGCACCCTTTTTTTAGTCCCTGATTTTGAAAGCCATAAAACCAAATTGTATTTGTGCGATTTTGCCTTGCCTTATAGCCTGACTCCTAGCCCCTCGCTTTTAAGCGTTTTTGAAAACATGGTTTTTTTGGAGCTTTACAAGCAATTCCCCCATTATGAGCTTTACTCCCATGATAACGGGATTTTTATCTTGCGCGAACATTCTACAAGCAAGCTCGCTCTCATCGCCCATGCTTTCCCCACGCCCCATTTTTTAGAAAAACAGCTTTCTTGGTGCCATGAGCATGGGTTTTTTAATATCGTGGTGGTTTCTATCAACGCCCCCATTTCAGCCAATAATCCCCCCTACAAACACCTCAATTTCATTGATTTTTCTTTGGATATTCAATCTATTTTGGTATAA
- a CDS encoding ribonuclease HII, giving the protein MTLGIDEAGRGCLAGSLFVAGVVCNEKTALEFLKMGLKDSKKLSKKKRFFLEDKIKTHDEVGFFVIKKSANEIDHLGLGACLKLAIQEIVENGCPLADEIKIDGNTAFGLNKRYPHIQTIIKGDETIAQIAMASVLAKAAKDREMLELHALFKEYGWDKNCGYGTKQHIEAIIKLGATPFHRHSFTLKNRSLFQTKPLDVE; this is encoded by the coding sequence ATGACTCTAGGCATTGATGAAGCGGGTAGGGGGTGTTTGGCCGGTTCGCTTTTTGTGGCTGGGGTGGTGTGTAATGAAAAAACAGCTTTAGAATTTCTAAAAATGGGCCTTAAAGATAGCAAGAAGCTCAGCAAAAAAAAGCGCTTTTTCTTAGAAGATAAAATCAAAACGCATGATGAGGTGGGATTTTTCGTGATTAAAAAAAGCGCGAATGAAATTGATCATTTGGGATTGGGGGCGTGTTTGAAGCTCGCTATTCAAGAAATTGTAGAAAATGGTTGCCCTTTAGCTGATGAAATAAAAATAGACGGCAACACGGCGTTTGGCTTGAATAAACGATACCCCCATATACAAACCATCATCAAGGGCGATGAAACAATCGCTCAAATCGCTATGGCGTCCGTTTTGGCGAAAGCTGCTAAGGACAGGGAAATGCTAGAACTGCACGCTTTGTTTAAGGAATACGGCTGGGATAAGAATTGCGGGTATGGGACTAAACAACATATAGAAGCGATCATTAAGCTAGGGGCTACGCCTTTTCATCGGCATAGCTTCACGCTTAAAAACCGCTCATTATTTCAAACCAAACCCCTAGATGTGGAATAA
- the fumC gene encoding class II fumarate hydratase: MQFRIEHDTMGEIKVDDSQYWGAQTQRSLENFKIGTEKMPKELIGAFAKLKRSLAVVNHKLGKLSLEKSQAIIKACDCILKGELCGEFPLAIWQTGSGTQTNMNLNEVIANKATEILGGNFREKKLIHPNDDVNMSQSSNDTFPTAMHVVSALEITHKLLPSLENLLKTFKDKSQQFKEIVKIGRTHLQDATPLTLGQEFSGYASMLEHSKQQILESLEHLRELAIGGTAVGTGLNAHKELSEKVAEELSQFSGVKFISAPNKFHALTSHDAIAYAHGAFKALAANLMKIANDIRWLASGPRCGLGELNIPENEPGSSIMPGKVNPTQCEAMTMVAVQVMGNDTAIGIAASQGNFELNVFKPVIIYNFLQSLRLLSDSMESFNIHCAIGIEPNREKIDYYLHHSLMLVTALNPHVGYENAAKIAKNAHKKGISLKESAVELKLLSAEDFDKFVVPEKMIGPKA; this comes from the coding sequence ATGCAATTTAGAATCGAACATGACACGATGGGCGAAATCAAAGTAGATGATAGCCAATATTGGGGGGCTCAAACGCAACGCAGTCTTGAAAACTTTAAGATCGGCACTGAGAAAATGCCTAAAGAACTCATTGGCGCGTTTGCCAAACTCAAAAGGAGTTTAGCGGTTGTTAACCACAAGTTAGGGAAATTGAGCCTGGAAAAATCGCAAGCCATTATCAAGGCGTGCGATTGCATTTTAAAAGGCGAGTTGTGCGGCGAATTTCCCCTAGCGATATGGCAAACAGGGAGCGGGACTCAAACGAACATGAACCTCAATGAAGTCATTGCCAATAAGGCTACCGAAATTTTAGGGGGTAATTTTAGAGAGAAAAAACTCATCCACCCTAACGATGACGTGAACATGTCTCAAAGCTCCAACGACACTTTCCCTACCGCAATGCATGTTGTGAGCGCGCTAGAAATCACGCACAAACTGCTCCCTAGTTTAGAGAATCTGTTAAAAACCTTTAAAGACAAAAGCCAGCAATTTAAAGAGATTGTCAAAATCGGACGCACGCATTTACAAGACGCTACGCCTTTAACTTTGGGGCAAGAATTTAGTGGGTATGCGAGCATGTTAGAGCATTCTAAACAACAAATTTTAGAGAGTTTGGAGCATTTAAGGGAATTAGCCATAGGCGGGACTGCCGTAGGCACAGGGCTAAACGCTCATAAGGAATTGAGCGAAAAAGTGGCTGAAGAATTGAGCCAGTTTAGCGGCGTGAAATTCATCTCTGCGCCCAATAAATTCCACGCGCTCACTAGCCATGACGCTATCGCTTATGCGCATGGGGCTTTTAAGGCTTTAGCGGCGAATTTAATGAAAATCGCTAACGATATTAGATGGCTTGCGAGCGGGCCGCGCTGTGGTTTGGGCGAGCTTAATATCCCTGAAAACGAGCCGGGCAGTTCTATTATGCCTGGTAAAGTCAACCCCACGCAATGCGAAGCGATGACAATGGTGGCCGTGCAAGTGATGGGGAATGATACCGCTATTGGCATTGCGGCCAGTCAGGGTAATTTTGAATTGAATGTGTTCAAGCCGGTGATTATTTATAATTTCTTGCAAAGTTTAAGGCTATTAAGCGACAGCATGGAAAGTTTCAATATCCATTGCGCAATCGGTATTGAACCCAATAGAGAAAAAATTGATTATTACTTGCACCATTCTTTAATGCTAGTAACCGCCCTTAACCCGCATGTGGGCTATGAAAACGCCGCTAAAATCGCTAAAAACGCCCACAAAAAAGGCATTTCTTTAAAAGAAAGCGCGGTGGAATTGAAACTCTTGAGCGCTGAAGACTTTGACAAATTCGTGGTGCCTGAAAAGATGATCGGGCCTAAGGCTTGA
- the crdA gene encoding copper resistance determinant CrdA has protein sequence MKKLAALFLISALGVMSLNAWEQTLKANDLEVKIKSVGNPIKGDNTFVLSPTLKGKALEKAIVRVQFMMPEMPGMPAMKEMAQVSEKNGLYKAKTNLSMNGTWQVRVDIKSKEGKVYRAKTSLDL, from the coding sequence ATGAAAAAGTTAGCCGCTTTATTTTTAATAAGCGCGTTGGGGGTTATGAGTTTGAACGCATGGGAGCAAACCCTAAAAGCCAATGACTTGGAAGTGAAAATCAAATCCGTGGGCAACCCCATTAAAGGCGATAACACTTTTGTGCTTAGCCCCACTTTAAAAGGTAAGGCTTTAGAAAAAGCTATCGTTAGGGTGCAGTTTATGATGCCCGAAATGCCTGGCATGCCAGCGATGAAAGAAATGGCACAAGTGAGTGAAAAAAACGGCCTTTATAAAGCTAAAACCAATCTTTCCATGAACGGGACATGGCAGGTTAGGGTGGATATTAAATCCAAAGAAGGCAAAGTTTATCGCGCTAAAACAAGCCTGGATTTATGA
- the crdB gene encoding copper resistance outer membrane protein CrdB, whose product MLSFISAFDKRGVSIRLLTALLLLFSLGLAKDLEIQTFVAKYLSKNQKIQALQEQIDALNSQEKVVSKWDNPILYLGYNNANVSDFFRLDSTLMQNMSLGLSQKVDLNGKKLTQSKMINLEKQKKILELKKIKQQLVINLMINGIENYKNQQEIELLNTAIKNLENTLYQANHSSSPDLIAIAKLEILKSQLEIKKNNLEEALSSSHYSMGELTFKENEILSIAPKNFEFNNEQELYNISATNYDIAIARLDEEKAQKDITLAKKSFLEDINVTGVYYFRSKQYYNYDMFSVALSIPLPLYGKQAKLVEQKKKESLVFKSEVENTKNKTRHLALKLLKKLETLQKNLESINKIVKQNEKIAQIYALDLKTNGDYNAYYNALNDKITMQITQLETLSALNSAYLSLQNLKGLE is encoded by the coding sequence ATGCTGTCTTTTATAAGCGCGTTTGATAAAAGGGGTGTTTCAATACGCCTTTTAACAGCCTTGTTACTGCTTTTTAGTTTGGGTTTGGCTAAAGATTTAGAGATCCAAACTTTTGTGGCTAAATACCTTTCTAAAAATCAAAAAATACAAGCCTTACAAGAGCAAATTGACGCTTTAAATTCTCAAGAAAAAGTCGTTAGCAAATGGGATAACCCTATTTTGTATTTAGGCTACAACAACGCTAACGTGAGCGATTTTTTCAGGCTGGATAGCACCTTAATGCAAAACATGAGCTTGGGTTTGTCTCAAAAAGTGGATTTAAATGGTAAAAAACTCACGCAATCTAAAATGATCAATTTAGAAAAACAAAAAAAGATATTAGAGCTTAAAAAAATCAAGCAACAATTGGTGATTAATTTAATGATAAACGGCATTGAAAACTATAAAAACCAACAAGAAATAGAGCTTTTAAACACAGCGATTAAAAATTTAGAAAACACCCTCTATCAAGCCAACCATTCCAGTTCGCCCGATTTAATAGCGATCGCCAAGTTAGAAATTTTAAAATCGCAATTAGAAATCAAAAAAAACAATTTAGAAGAAGCGCTCTCTAGCAGCCATTATTCCATGGGTGAATTGACTTTTAAAGAAAACGAGATTTTAAGCATTGCCCCTAAAAATTTTGAATTCAATAACGAGCAAGAGCTATATAACATTAGCGCCACTAATTATGATATTGCGATCGCCAGGCTTGATGAAGAAAAAGCGCAAAAAGACATCACTTTGGCTAAAAAAAGCTTTTTAGAAGACATAAACGTTACTGGGGTGTATTATTTCCGCTCCAAACAATACTATAACTACGACATGTTTAGCGTCGCTTTGTCTATCCCTTTGCCTCTTTATGGCAAACAAGCCAAATTAGTGGAGCAAAAGAAAAAAGAAAGCTTGGTGTTTAAAAGCGAAGTGGAAAACACCAAAAATAAAACGCGCCACCTGGCCCTAAAACTCCTTAAAAAATTAGAAACCTTGCAAAAAAACCTGGAATCGATCAATAAAATTGTAAAACAGAATGAAAAAATCGCACAAATTTATGCGCTTGATTTGAAAACTAATGGCGATTACAACGCTTATTACAACGCTTTGAATGACAAAATCACTATGCAAATCACCCAGCTTGAAACCTTGAGCGCTCTAAATAGCGCTTATTTGTCCTTACAAAACCTCAAAGGATTAGAATGA
- a CDS encoding efflux RND transporter periplasmic adaptor subunit — protein MKRLLLLALALFFSLSCANAQEIKETQETKKTKETKSQTRFNISTTKVIEKEFSQSRRYYAILEPNEALIFSQTLRFDGYVEKLYANKTYTPIKKGDRLLSVYSPELASVQSELLSSLKFNQQVGAIKEKLKLLGLENSSIEKIISTHKVQNEMTIYSRFNGVIFKKSPDLNEGSFIKKGQELFQIIDLSQLWVLVKVNQEDLEFLKNTHKAILFVEGVKGKQAITLENINPIINKEDKMLEARFNVPNVKQLYYPNMFAQVEIFQKPQKMKILPKEAVLIKGGRAIVFKKDDFGLSPLEIKAVRLSDGSYEILEGLKAGEEVANNALFVLDADAQNNGDY, from the coding sequence ATGAAACGGCTTTTATTGTTAGCCTTGGCCCTCTTTTTTAGCCTCTCATGCGCTAACGCTCAAGAAATTAAAGAAACTCAAGAGACTAAAAAAACTAAAGAAACTAAAAGCCAAACCCGTTTTAACATTTCCACCACTAAGGTCATAGAAAAAGAATTTTCTCAAAGCCGGCGCTATTATGCGATTTTAGAGCCTAATGAAGCGCTGATTTTTTCTCAAACCCTGCGTTTTGATGGCTATGTGGAAAAGCTTTATGCGAATAAAACCTATACCCCCATTAAAAAGGGTGATAGGCTATTGAGCGTGTATTCCCCTGAATTAGCAAGCGTTCAAAGCGAATTGTTATCGTCATTGAAATTCAACCAGCAAGTGGGAGCGATTAAAGAAAAACTAAAACTATTGGGGCTAGAAAACTCCAGCATTGAAAAAATCATCAGCACTCATAAAGTCCAAAATGAAATGACTATTTACTCTCGTTTCAACGGCGTTATTTTTAAAAAAAGCCCGGATCTCAATGAGGGGAGCTTCATTAAAAAAGGGCAAGAGTTGTTTCAAATCATAGATTTAAGCCAATTGTGGGTGCTTGTTAAAGTCAATCAAGAGGATTTAGAGTTTTTAAAAAACACGCATAAAGCGATCTTGTTCGTAGAGGGGGTTAAAGGCAAGCAAGCAATCACACTTGAAAACATCAACCCCATCATCAACAAAGAAGATAAAATGCTAGAAGCGCGCTTCAATGTGCCTAATGTTAAACAGCTTTATTACCCTAACATGTTCGCTCAAGTGGAAATCTTTCAAAAACCACAAAAAATGAAGATTTTGCCTAAAGAAGCGGTTTTGATTAAGGGGGGGAGAGCTATCGTGTTTAAAAAAGACGATTTTGGCTTAAGCCCGTTAGAAATTAAAGCCGTCCGCTTGAGCGATGGGAGTTATGAAATTTTAGAGGGTTTAAAAGCGGGCGAAGAAGTCGCTAATAACGCTTTATTCGTGCTAGACGCTGACGCTCAAAACAATGGGGATTATTGA